A genome region from Piliocolobus tephrosceles isolate RC106 chromosome 8, ASM277652v3, whole genome shotgun sequence includes the following:
- the TMED4 gene encoding transmembrane emp24 domain-containing protein 4, translating into MAGVGPGPLRAMGRQALLLLALCATGARGLYFHIGETEKRCFIEEIPDETMVIGNYRTQMWDKQKEVFLPSTPGLGMHVEVKDPDGKVVLSRQYGSEGRFTFTSHTPGDHQICLHSNSTRMALFAGGKLRVHLDIQVGEHANNYPEIAAKDKLTELQLRARQLLDQVEQIQKEQDYQRYREERFRLTSESTNQRVLWWSIAQTVILILTGIWQMRHLKSFFEAKKLV; encoded by the exons ATGGCAGGTGTAGGGCCTGGGCCTCTGCGGGCGATGGGGCGGCAAGCACTGCTGCTTCTCGCGCTGTGCGCCACAGGCGCCCGGGGGCTCTACTTCCACATCGGCGAGACCGAGAAGCGCTGTTTCATCGAGGAAATCCCCGACGAGACCATGGTCATCG GCAACTATCGTACCCAGATGTGGGATAAGCAGAAGGAGGTCTTCCTGCCCTCGACCCCTGGCCTGGGCATGCATGTGGAAGTGAAGGACCCCGATGGCAAA GTGGTGCTGTCCCGGCAGTACGGCTCGGAGGGCCGCTTCACGTTCACCTCCCACACGCCCGGTGACCATCAAATCTGTCTGCACTCAAACTCTACCAGGATGGCTCTCTTCGCTGGTGGCAAACTG CGTGTGCATCTCGACATCCAGGTTGGGGAGCACGCCAACAACTACCCTGAGATTGCTGCAAAAGATAAGCTGACGGAGCTACAGCTCCGCGCCCGCCAGTTGCTTGATCAAGTGGAACAGATTCAGAAGGAGCAGGATTACCAAAGG TATCGTGAAGAGCGCTTCCGACTGACAAGCGAGAGCACCAACCAGAGGGTCCTATGGTGGTCCATTGCTCAGACTGTCATCCTCATCCTCACTGGCATCTGGCAGATGCGTCACCTCAAGAGCTTCTTTGAGGCCAAGAAGCTGGTGTAG